In one Arthrobacter jinronghuae genomic region, the following are encoded:
- a CDS encoding ABC transporter substrate-binding protein encodes MTAPEISPSGPKSGLSRRNILGGAGLGFLALALGACSSRDTVAAAGNAAGSGGFTVTDMRGVEVSFDGPVQKIATTVIPSPSMLAAVDGGYGKIVGINESTLQANRQGLFGEMFPESKTTTTISPSSFTPNIETITKLEPDVVFQWADQGDGLVEPLENAGFKTICLLYGTQEYLETWVSLFSTILGKPERGTEIVDWMHAEIARLEDELAGVSKTVRVVHLGQSGDGYSASNKSSYMHYWMELAGGQNMAAENLSAENVVSAEQLIEWDPEVITLGGFDTRTPAEVYADPSLASVSAVKNRRVYKAPLGGYRWEVPCAESPLMWQWAAEVFHPGRTKNTLRTAMKEKIAYLYGYDVSEAQIDAALRLDLNGSSVGYDVFRG; translated from the coding sequence TTGACTGCACCTGAAATCTCCCCGTCCGGTCCGAAATCCGGACTCTCGCGCCGCAACATCCTGGGCGGAGCCGGGCTCGGCTTCCTGGCGTTGGCGCTGGGGGCCTGCTCCAGCCGCGACACCGTGGCCGCGGCAGGGAATGCAGCAGGATCCGGTGGTTTCACCGTCACTGACATGCGCGGCGTCGAGGTTTCCTTCGATGGCCCGGTGCAGAAAATCGCCACCACGGTCATCCCCTCTCCTTCCATGCTGGCTGCGGTGGACGGCGGGTACGGCAAGATCGTGGGCATCAACGAATCCACTCTGCAGGCAAACCGGCAGGGCCTGTTCGGAGAGATGTTCCCGGAATCGAAAACCACCACCACCATCTCGCCGTCGAGCTTCACTCCCAACATCGAGACCATCACCAAACTGGAACCCGACGTGGTGTTCCAGTGGGCGGACCAGGGCGACGGGCTTGTGGAGCCGCTGGAAAACGCAGGCTTCAAAACAATCTGCCTGCTCTACGGAACGCAGGAGTACCTGGAAACCTGGGTGTCCCTGTTCTCCACCATCCTCGGCAAGCCCGAGCGCGGCACCGAAATTGTGGACTGGATGCATGCTGAAATCGCGCGGCTGGAGGATGAGCTCGCCGGTGTTTCCAAGACTGTGCGGGTGGTCCACCTCGGCCAGTCCGGCGACGGCTATTCGGCCTCCAACAAGTCCTCCTACATGCACTACTGGATGGAGCTGGCCGGCGGGCAGAACATGGCGGCGGAGAACCTTTCGGCCGAGAACGTGGTCAGCGCCGAGCAGCTGATCGAGTGGGATCCCGAAGTCATCACGCTGGGAGGTTTCGATACCCGCACCCCGGCCGAGGTTTACGCGGATCCGTCCCTGGCCTCCGTGTCTGCCGTCAAAAACCGCCGGGTCTACAAGGCGCCGCTGGGCGGGTACCGCTGGGAGGTTCCCTGCGCCGAATCGCCGCTGATGTGGCAGTGGGCGGCCGAGGTGTTCCATCCCGGCCGCACCAAGAACACCCTGCGCACCGCCATGAAGGAAAAGATTGCCTACCTCTACGGGTACGACGTGAGCGAAGCACAGATTGATGCCGCCCTGCGGCTGGACCTGAACGGCTCCAGCGTTGGCTACGACGTCTTCCGTGGCTGA
- a CDS encoding Fpg/Nei family DNA glycosylase, which produces MPEGDTIWRAARDLNAVLAGKELTRCDIRVPKFATTDFTGSAVQDVVSRGKHLLIRGGDPVDGWILHSHLKMEGLWHVYARGEKWRRPAFKARCILETDTHQVVGFDLGFLRVLARKDEDDAVGYLGPDLLGPDWDADEALRRISAQPDRPIGLALLDQRNLAGIGNIYRCELCFLAGIHPLTPVSDVPDLPRLVDLSKRLLEVNKARSRRITTGAMGRDQLWVYNRERRGCLRCGTKVAHELLGDNEMEMRDLYYCPHCQPFP; this is translated from the coding sequence ATCCGCGTCCCGAAATTCGCCACCACAGATTTCACCGGTTCGGCCGTGCAGGACGTCGTGTCCCGCGGCAAGCATCTGCTGATCCGCGGCGGCGATCCCGTGGACGGCTGGATCCTCCACTCCCACCTCAAAATGGAGGGGCTTTGGCACGTGTACGCCCGCGGCGAGAAGTGGCGGCGGCCGGCGTTCAAGGCCCGCTGCATCCTGGAAACGGACACCCACCAGGTGGTCGGGTTCGACTTGGGGTTCCTCCGGGTGCTGGCTCGCAAGGACGAAGACGACGCCGTCGGCTATCTTGGTCCGGACCTGCTGGGACCGGACTGGGACGCGGATGAGGCGCTGCGCCGAATCTCGGCGCAGCCGGACCGGCCCATCGGCCTGGCACTGCTGGACCAGCGGAACCTCGCCGGCATCGGCAACATCTACCGGTGCGAGCTGTGCTTCCTGGCCGGCATCCACCCGCTGACCCCGGTCTCCGACGTGCCGGATCTGCCGCGGCTGGTGGACCTGTCCAAGCGGCTCCTGGAGGTAAACAAGGCCCGCTCCCGCCGGATCACCACCGGCGCCATGGGCCGGGACCAGCTCTGGGTCTATAACCGGGAACGGCGGGGCTGCCTGCGCTGCGGCACCAAGGTGGCGCATGAGCTGCTCGGCGACAACGAGATGGAAATGCGGGACCTGTATTACTGCCCGCACTGCCAGCCGTTTCCTTAA
- a CDS encoding FecCD family ABC transporter permease — MAASHSAAAPARAAGSPSSAGAQPSSAGAPPSSARRRLILPLCVLILCAVALVSMAAGRYWVPPNEILRILFNEVTALFGGEGMLRRTWTEQEATVVLDVRLPRVLLAFLVGGALSLGGACLQALFRNPLVSPDIIGVTAGASFGGVLVLTLGLSGGWMVGGAFGFGLAALAGVLLLGRLGGRDNAMLMIVLGGIVVAAFFNALVSFMTYLADPYSELPSIVHWLLGSIAAASYDKVLTALVPVAIGAAIVLALRWRLNVLSLGDDDAAALGVNPQRSRVVLLCAVALMTAGTVAVAGAVGWVGLVVPHLARLWVGPDHRILLPASLLLGGTYLMLIDTLSRSISSSELPLGILTAIIGAPVFVVLLARSQKKAELS, encoded by the coding sequence ATGGCGGCTTCTCATAGCGCGGCTGCACCCGCCCGCGCCGCCGGCTCGCCGTCGTCGGCCGGTGCCCAGCCGTCGTCGGCCGGTGCCCCGCCGTCGTCGGCGCGCCGCCGGCTGATCCTGCCGCTCTGCGTGCTGATCCTGTGTGCGGTGGCCCTGGTTTCCATGGCCGCCGGCCGGTACTGGGTGCCGCCGAATGAAATCCTGCGCATCCTGTTCAACGAAGTCACCGCACTCTTCGGCGGAGAAGGGATGCTCCGCCGGACCTGGACCGAGCAGGAAGCCACCGTGGTCCTGGATGTGCGGCTGCCGCGCGTGCTGCTCGCCTTCCTCGTGGGCGGCGCGCTCTCGCTCGGCGGCGCGTGCCTGCAGGCGCTGTTCCGCAACCCGCTGGTCAGCCCCGACATTATCGGCGTCACGGCCGGTGCCTCCTTCGGCGGCGTGCTGGTGCTGACCCTCGGGCTGTCCGGCGGCTGGATGGTCGGCGGTGCGTTCGGCTTCGGGCTGGCCGCACTCGCCGGCGTCCTGCTGCTTGGCCGGCTGGGCGGACGGGACAACGCCATGCTGATGATCGTCCTGGGCGGGATTGTGGTGGCGGCGTTCTTCAACGCATTGGTCTCCTTCATGACCTACCTGGCCGATCCGTATTCAGAACTGCCCTCGATTGTGCACTGGCTGCTGGGGTCCATTGCCGCAGCCAGCTATGACAAGGTGCTCACCGCACTGGTCCCGGTGGCTATCGGCGCGGCGATAGTCCTCGCCCTGCGCTGGCGCCTGAATGTGTTGTCCCTGGGGGACGACGACGCCGCCGCGCTGGGCGTGAACCCGCAGCGCTCCCGGGTGGTGCTGTTGTGTGCCGTGGCCCTGATGACCGCCGGCACCGTGGCCGTAGCCGGGGCCGTCGGCTGGGTGGGACTGGTGGTTCCGCACCTCGCCCGGCTCTGGGTAGGTCCGGACCACCGGATCCTGCTGCCGGCGTCGCTGCTGCTGGGCGGCACCTACCTGATGCTCATCGACACCCTCAGCCGTTCCATCAGCAGCAGTGAACTGCCGCTGGGCATCTTGACCGCCATCATCGGCGCCCCCGTCTTCGTGGTGCTGCTGGCCCGTTCGCAGAAGAAAGCCGAGCTCTCATGA
- a CDS encoding LysR family transcriptional regulator ArgP → MNFEHLRALAAVVDEGTFEAAADRLHISPSAVSQRIKALESSVGQVVVRRGVPCTPTDAGAVLLRMARQVQLLEGEARSALSGGTSPRTTTPVAVNADSLATWFLPVLSEAAEWTDSTLDLQMEDQDHSAQLLRQGDVIGAVTADPTPVNGCRVEALGAMRYLPVATPDLQQRFTRGDGIEWAAMPVVQFNAKDDLQRRFLQTRGVDGGPPRHTIPSSEAFVAAVRAGLGWGMLPELQLGNGLKDGTLVLLDEQAHRDVLLYWQAWKLDSERLHRIGDSVRRAARQLR, encoded by the coding sequence ATGAACTTCGAGCATCTCCGTGCGCTGGCCGCCGTCGTCGACGAGGGAACCTTCGAAGCGGCGGCGGACCGGCTGCACATCAGCCCGTCCGCGGTAAGCCAGCGCATCAAGGCGCTGGAAAGCTCCGTGGGCCAGGTTGTCGTCCGCCGCGGGGTGCCCTGCACGCCGACGGATGCAGGCGCGGTCCTGCTGCGCATGGCGCGGCAGGTGCAGCTGCTGGAGGGGGAAGCCCGTTCCGCGCTCTCCGGCGGCACGTCCCCGCGGACGACGACGCCGGTGGCCGTCAATGCGGACTCCCTCGCCACGTGGTTTCTACCCGTCCTCTCCGAAGCAGCCGAGTGGACGGACAGCACCCTGGACCTGCAGATGGAAGACCAGGACCACAGTGCGCAGCTGTTGCGCCAGGGAGACGTCATCGGCGCCGTCACCGCCGACCCAACACCGGTCAACGGCTGCAGGGTCGAGGCGCTGGGTGCCATGCGCTATCTCCCGGTGGCGACGCCGGACCTGCAGCAGCGCTTCACGCGTGGGGATGGCATCGAGTGGGCAGCCATGCCGGTGGTTCAGTTCAATGCCAAGGACGATCTGCAGCGCCGGTTCCTGCAGACGCGCGGCGTCGACGGAGGACCGCCACGGCACACTATCCCCTCCTCGGAGGCCTTCGTGGCGGCGGTCCGTGCAGGGCTGGGCTGGGGCATGCTCCCGGAACTGCAACTGGGCAACGGGCTCAAGGACGGGACGTTGGTGCTGCTCGACGAGCAGGCACACCGGGACGTCCTGCTGTACTGGCAGGCCTGGAAGCTGGACTCGGAACGGCTGCACCGCATCGGTGACTCCGTCCGGCGGGCCGCCCGGCAGCTGAGGTAG
- a CDS encoding LysE/ArgO family amino acid transporter, with product MVTGLGLIVAIGAQNAFVLRQGLRREHIGVVVALCIVSDALLILGGTAGIGALVSRFPAVLEILRWAGAAYLAWWGIRSLISAAKPSVLEAQAPRAKGTVILTTLALTFLNPHVYLDTVVLLGSLANHYGSDTRWIFAAGAVLGSVLWFTALGYGARSLSTVLNRPRTWQIVDLLIGVVMLVLAVRLVAG from the coding sequence ATGGTCACCGGCCTCGGACTGATCGTGGCCATCGGAGCGCAGAATGCTTTCGTCCTGCGGCAGGGGCTGCGGCGCGAGCACATCGGCGTGGTGGTGGCCCTGTGCATCGTCAGCGACGCCCTGTTGATCCTGGGCGGCACCGCCGGGATCGGGGCATTGGTGTCCCGGTTCCCGGCGGTCCTGGAAATCCTGCGCTGGGCCGGTGCCGCCTATCTCGCCTGGTGGGGCATCCGATCGCTGATCTCCGCCGCCAAGCCGTCGGTGCTGGAAGCACAAGCACCGAGGGCGAAGGGCACCGTCATCCTGACCACGCTCGCCCTGACCTTCCTGAACCCGCATGTCTATCTCGATACCGTGGTGCTCCTGGGCAGCCTGGCGAACCACTACGGTTCCGACACACGCTGGATTTTCGCGGCCGGCGCCGTGCTCGGAAGCGTGCTCTGGTTTACGGCGCTGGGCTACGGTGCGCGCAGCTTATCCACGGTGCTGAACCGGCCGCGTACCTGGCAGATTGTGGACCTGCTGATCGGCGTCGTTATGCTGGTCCTCGCCGTCCGGCTCGTGGCCGGCTGA
- a CDS encoding ABC transporter ATP-binding protein, producing the protein MTVASLSRTVPADPVAGSPAAGSAPLMQATDLGFRYSRLRPWLFRNLGFSLERGEILSILGPNARGKTTLLKCLSGLLSPREGTVHGAPGIGYVPQDHGAGPSFTVADMVLMGCTRHLRAYQTPRPEDHAAADAAMERVGVAAWAGRDYSTLSGGQRQLVLIARAVASGCELLVLDEPASALDLNNQSRVLSVLSGLAAEGMGVIMTTHHPDHALHVSRNALLFVGSHDVRWGPTEELLTGPALSEVYGLPICTPTVGTESGDRVIAVPDFGPSCRACPVPGAVGAPAPAPTPVEIRIPFGKEHP; encoded by the coding sequence ATGACCGTCGCATCCCTGTCCCGTACGGTTCCCGCTGATCCGGTGGCGGGCAGTCCGGCCGCTGGCTCCGCGCCCCTGATGCAGGCCACCGACCTCGGTTTCCGTTATTCCCGGCTGCGCCCGTGGCTCTTCCGGAACCTCGGCTTTTCCTTGGAACGCGGGGAGATCCTGTCCATCCTGGGTCCCAACGCCCGAGGTAAAACCACGCTGCTCAAGTGCCTCTCCGGGCTGCTTTCCCCGCGTGAGGGAACGGTTCACGGTGCGCCGGGCATCGGGTACGTGCCCCAGGACCACGGCGCAGGCCCGTCCTTCACCGTGGCCGACATGGTGTTGATGGGCTGCACCCGGCACCTGCGTGCCTATCAGACTCCCCGCCCTGAGGACCACGCCGCCGCCGATGCGGCCATGGAACGGGTAGGCGTGGCCGCCTGGGCCGGACGCGACTATTCCACCCTCTCCGGCGGGCAGCGGCAGCTGGTGCTGATTGCCCGGGCCGTGGCCTCCGGCTGCGAACTGCTCGTCCTGGACGAACCGGCTTCTGCGCTGGACCTGAACAACCAGTCCCGCGTGCTGAGCGTGCTCAGCGGACTGGCAGCGGAGGGTATGGGCGTCATCATGACCACTCATCATCCTGACCACGCGCTGCACGTGTCCCGCAACGCACTGCTGTTTGTCGGCAGCCATGACGTCCGCTGGGGTCCCACCGAGGAGCTGCTCACCGGTCCCGCCCTCTCAGAGGTCTACGGGCTGCCGATCTGTACCCCCACCGTGGGCACGGAATCCGGCGACCGCGTAATCGCCGTGCCGGATTTCGGCCCGTCCTGCCGCGCCTGCCCGGTGCCCGGCGCCGTTGGGGCACCCGCTCCAGCGCCGACTCCGGTGGAAATACGAATCCCTTTCGGAAAGGAACACCCGTGA